The following are encoded together in the Scytonema millei VB511283 genome:
- a CDS encoding DMT family transporter: MLGILIVLLSSFVLSFHNITVRVLFAEHLVLGLFLLGGYVKPDLPNSFLLMFMRMLLVVPLMAFLAPKLYPSAWKECINLFNRDRRDVLVQAFGCGVLMFVYVATLYVAIGLIPTGIAMTLFFTYPIFTALLAWQFFGDRPTLFRWIVMGIILVGSALTIPQSTPTQNNYAIAIGILASVGSGVVYALYTVIAQKCFEKLHPIPFTWISFATTLLLSGVSLLFWQLPYNNLAWTPLWIGGIFSGLVSFLGHILNNIGIRAIGATAASIIGSSSPALTALVAWIVIHETLNAIQILGIGIVTLGIALLSGERAVIKRSHHPN, translated from the coding sequence GTGCTGGGCATTCTGATAGTTCTCCTATCTTCCTTTGTCTTATCGTTCCATAACATCACCGTTCGAGTTCTATTTGCAGAGCATCTCGTTCTCGGTTTATTTCTCTTGGGTGGATACGTCAAACCCGATTTGCCTAACTCGTTCTTACTGATGTTCATGCGAATGCTGCTGGTGGTTCCACTCATGGCATTTCTCGCACCCAAGTTGTACCCGTCTGCATGGAAAGAATGTATAAACTTATTTAACCGCGATCGCCGCGATGTTTTGGTGCAGGCATTTGGCTGTGGAGTATTGATGTTTGTCTATGTTGCTACGCTCTACGTTGCCATTGGTTTGATTCCAACTGGCATCGCCATGACGCTATTTTTCACCTATCCCATATTTACGGCACTACTAGCTTGGCAGTTTTTTGGCGATCGCCCGACGTTGTTTCGCTGGATCGTCATGGGCATCATTTTAGTAGGTAGCGCCTTGACCATTCCTCAATCTACACCGACTCAGAATAATTATGCAATTGCGATCGGTATTCTTGCCAGCGTCGGCTCTGGAGTCGTATATGCTCTTTATACGGTAATTGCTCAAAAATGTTTTGAAAAACTGCATCCAATTCCCTTCACTTGGATTAGTTTTGCTACCACACTACTGCTTTCTGGCGTGAGCTTGCTATTCTGGCAACTTCCCTATAACAATCTTGCCTGGACACCTCTATGGATTGGCGGGATATTTTCAGGATTAGTAAGTTTTCTCGGACACATTTTGAATAATATTGGTATTCGCGCGATTGGCGCAACAGCAGCCTCGATAATTGGCTCTAGTAGTCCGGCATTGACGGCATTAGTTGCTTGGATCGTAATTCACGAAACCTTAAATGCAATTCAGATTTTAGGTATTGGGATTGTTACTTTAGGTATTGCTTTACTGAGTGGAGAACGAGCTGTAATTAAGCGATCGCATCACCCTAATTGA
- the mtnC gene encoding acireductone synthase: MPDRYSARADIILLDIEGTTTPIDYVFGVLFPFAQKQVESFLQTHDRDSGVQADLKRLQQEYAADVTQGLTVPAWVDDSATAAIPYIHYLIASDRKSTGLKSLQGKIWESGYRDGTLRSQLFPDVKLAFERWTREGKRLYIFSSGSVQAQKLLFQYSEAGDLTQYLSGYFDTETGSKKEAESYRKIAQAIGILPRQILFISDVTAELKAADVAGMQTLFSLRLGNRTLDSEGFSVIDSFDNV; the protein is encoded by the coding sequence ATGCCCGATCGCTATTCTGCTCGTGCAGATATTATCTTACTTGACATTGAAGGCACTACGACACCGATTGATTACGTTTTCGGCGTGTTGTTTCCCTTTGCTCAAAAGCAGGTAGAATCATTTCTACAAACTCACGATCGCGACAGCGGAGTACAAGCAGATCTAAAACGATTGCAGCAAGAGTACGCAGCCGATGTTACTCAGGGGTTGACTGTACCTGCATGGGTAGATGACTCGGCAACCGCCGCCATACCATACATTCATTACCTAATTGCAAGCGATCGCAAATCTACTGGACTCAAATCGTTACAAGGGAAAATTTGGGAAAGCGGTTATCGAGATGGAACTCTGCGATCGCAACTTTTTCCTGATGTTAAACTTGCATTTGAACGTTGGACTCGCGAAGGTAAACGATTATATATCTTTTCGTCAGGTAGCGTTCAAGCACAAAAATTGCTATTTCAATATTCTGAAGCAGGCGATTTAACTCAGTATTTGAGCGGTTATTTCGATACTGAAACTGGCTCAAAAAAAGAAGCAGAAAGTTATCGCAAAATTGCCCAGGCAATCGGTATATTACCAAGGCAAATTCTCTTTATTTCAGATGTAACAGCAGAACTAAAAGCTGCTGATGTGGCGGGAATGCAAACGCTCTTTTCTCTGCGATTGGGCAATCGAACATTAGATTCAGAAGGGTTTTCGGTTATTGACAGTTTTGATAATGTTTGA
- a CDS encoding type II toxin-antitoxin system RelE/ParE family toxin — protein MNRFRLSQQAEQDLEDIWAYLAQQDELLADKQIAQILDRFPMLSQFSNMGKQRNNLLPGLRSFPVQPYIVFYTKIADGIEIVRVLHQSRDIDSQFS, from the coding sequence GTGAATCGCTTCCGTCTTTCACAACAGGCAGAACAAGACTTGGAAGATATCTGGGCTTATCTAGCACAACAGGATGAACTTCTAGCGGACAAACAGATTGCCCAAATATTAGACCGATTTCCTATGTTGTCTCAATTTTCCAATATGGGTAAACAGCGTAACAATTTACTCCCTGGACTTCGGAGCTTTCCCGTTCAGCCCTACATCGTTTTTTATACTAAAATTGCGGATGGCATCGAAATTGTTAGAGTCTTGCACCAATCTAGAGATATTGACAGCCAGTTTTCGTAA
- a CDS encoding reverse transcriptase family protein, with protein MVVKHQATIPRLIEGSIEQLRKKGFPECNTDEEIAMAMRISVEKLRFLAGDRNLSSNSLYSRFQIFKKTGEARTISAPTPELKAAQRWILKQILEKIEIHDAAHGFCRDRSIVTNASPHVGKDVIVKLDLQNFFQSILYKRVKELFCSFGYSETAATIFSLICTVTKIDINGKNSCNDIEKRHLPQGSPTSPAISNLVCDRLDTHLTKLAHNFGFCYTRYADDLTFSSFEKTSRQVNNLIHGSKLIITEEGFTVNPDKIKVLSKSVQQEITGIIVNQQLNLSRKTLKAFRATLYQIEQEGLSGKKWGNSNNLIAAITGFANYVAMVNPSKGAEFLASVERIKQKCDRS; from the coding sequence ATGGTTGTTAAACATCAAGCCACTATTCCACGCTTAATTGAAGGTAGTATCGAGCAGTTACGAAAAAAAGGATTTCCTGAATGTAACACCGATGAAGAAATAGCAATGGCGATGAGAATTAGCGTCGAAAAACTGCGTTTTTTGGCTGGCGATCGCAACCTATCTTCTAATTCACTTTATTCCCGCTTCCAAATTTTCAAAAAAACAGGTGAAGCAAGAACGATTTCTGCACCAACACCTGAATTGAAAGCTGCTCAAAGATGGATTTTAAAGCAGATTCTAGAAAAAATAGAAATTCATGATGCAGCACATGGCTTTTGTCGCGATCGCTCTATTGTTACTAATGCTAGTCCTCATGTAGGTAAAGATGTAATAGTCAAGCTAGATCTACAAAACTTTTTTCAGTCAATTTTATATAAGCGTGTTAAAGAATTATTTTGCAGTTTTGGTTATTCTGAAACAGCGGCAACAATCTTTAGTTTAATTTGCACTGTCACAAAAATAGATATCAATGGAAAAAATAGCTGTAACGATATAGAAAAACGTCACTTACCTCAAGGTTCGCCAACTAGTCCTGCTATTTCAAATCTTGTGTGCGATCGCCTCGATACGCATTTAACTAAACTTGCTCATAATTTTGGATTTTGCTATACACGGTACGCCGACGATTTAACTTTTTCTAGTTTTGAGAAAACATCACGTCAAGTGAATAATTTAATTCATGGAAGCAAGTTAATCATTACTGAAGAAGGCTTTACAGTTAATCCTGATAAAATAAAAGTTTTGAGTAAATCCGTACAACAAGAAATAACAGGTATTATTGTCAATCAACAATTAAATTTATCTAGAAAAACGCTGAAAGCTTTTCGAGCCACTTTATATCAAATCGAACAAGAAGGTTTGTCGGGCAAAAAATGGGGTAATTCAAATAATTTAATTGCCGCAATTACTGGATTTGCCAACTATGTAGCAATGGTTAACCCCAGTAAAGGTGCAGAATTTCTAGCGTCAGTAGAACGGATTAAACAGAAATGCGATCGCTCCTAA
- a CDS encoding slipin family protein, producing the protein MWKTFYIKPNEIGILYHRSDFKKILQPGTYTYFGRHWQVKTYDLNQPETKIENLELLLRTHEAELQEHLLIIRTAFNQAALVRCGQNWISVAPNQLRAFWRGFIEVESHIFNLEESLELPAEFVQQIRSIALNGLKKFQISEYEIGLLYVQNNFVRPLEQGEYAFWTVNRDVAVRTLSRIVPNPDFPLEDVLIEKHPEFVSAYCEIVQLQDRQVAIVRYLGKVVAILSPTSRKLFWQGVEVEIIDISNDAKLSPNLVAELLAGSKDVLLLSHNSLHVREVPAQHVGLLYINQEFQALLEPGIHAWWLYGRSFQTEVIDMRLQNIEVSGQDILSKDKVPLRLNLTAGFRIQDPLRAKNGLSDISSFLYKELQFALRAAVGEQTLDALLENKGAIDRSVAEYIRSKTVDYGIEVDSVGVKDIILPGEIKTILSKVVEAEKAAQANVVRRREETAATRSMLNTAKVMEDNPVALRLKELEVLERIAEKIDRIQVNGSLDSILTELIQINRQ; encoded by the coding sequence ATGTGGAAAACCTTTTACATCAAACCTAACGAAATCGGAATTTTATATCACCGCAGCGATTTTAAAAAGATTTTGCAGCCAGGGACTTATACTTATTTTGGTCGCCATTGGCAAGTCAAAACTTATGACTTGAACCAACCAGAAACCAAAATAGAAAACTTAGAATTGTTACTCAGAACTCACGAAGCCGAGTTACAAGAGCATCTATTAATTATCAGAACAGCATTTAACCAAGCTGCTTTAGTACGCTGCGGTCAAAATTGGATAAGCGTCGCGCCAAATCAACTACGTGCTTTTTGGCGTGGATTTATTGAGGTAGAATCTCATATTTTCAATTTAGAAGAAAGTTTAGAACTCCCCGCCGAATTTGTCCAACAAATACGCAGCATAGCCTTAAACGGATTAAAAAAATTCCAAATTTCAGAATACGAAATTGGCTTGCTATACGTTCAAAATAACTTTGTTCGACCTCTCGAACAAGGGGAATATGCTTTTTGGACTGTAAATCGGGATGTTGCAGTCAGAACTCTCAGCCGAATCGTACCTAACCCAGACTTTCCCCTAGAAGACGTATTAATTGAAAAACATCCTGAGTTTGTCTCAGCTTACTGTGAAATCGTACAATTACAAGATCGACAAGTAGCAATTGTGCGGTATTTGGGTAAAGTTGTTGCTATTTTGTCACCCACAAGCCGCAAGTTGTTTTGGCAAGGTGTAGAAGTGGAAATTATTGATATTAGTAACGATGCCAAATTATCACCTAATTTAGTAGCAGAATTGCTAGCAGGGTCTAAAGACGTTTTATTACTGAGTCACAATAGTTTGCACGTTCGCGAAGTACCCGCGCAACATGTTGGTTTATTATATATAAATCAAGAATTTCAAGCGTTATTAGAGCCAGGAATTCATGCTTGGTGGTTATATGGACGCTCGTTTCAAACTGAAGTGATTGACATGCGTTTGCAAAATATCGAGGTATCTGGTCAAGATATTCTGTCGAAGGATAAAGTTCCTTTACGCTTGAATTTAACTGCTGGTTTTCGCATCCAAGATCCACTGAGAGCAAAAAATGGCTTGTCAGATATTTCTAGTTTCTTGTACAAAGAATTACAGTTTGCTTTACGTGCAGCAGTTGGTGAACAAACTTTGGATGCACTATTAGAAAATAAAGGTGCGATCGATCGCAGTGTTGCTGAATACATTCGCAGCAAAACCGTAGACTATGGAATTGAAGTTGATTCTGTCGGGGTGAAAGATATAATTTTACCTGGCGAGATTAAGACAATTTTGAGTAAAGTTGTAGAAGCAGAAAAAGCTGCTCAAGCAAACGTAGTTAGACGTAGAGAAGAAACCGCAGCTACCCGCAGCATGTTAAATACTGCAAAAGTGATGGAAGATAATCCTGTTGCTTTACGCTTGAAAGAATTGGAGGTATTAGAACGAATCGCTGAAAAGATCGATCGCATTCAAGTTAATGGTAGTTTAGATAGTATTTTGACCGAATTAATTCAGATTAATCGGCAATAG